In a single window of the Rhodopirellula bahusiensis genome:
- a CDS encoding baeRF3 domain-containing protein codes for MIAFPTKTQLTELLEHEQGDCVSILMGTYQAGRDTNQNPIRFKNLVQQAIQQAKQADSELVPRMVELAKLEHDSTFWQHQSAGLAIYLSGEYEEHVLLSHDPGESVSFGPEFNVRSIASVACGETNLLTLALSWERARLFRSDGHTTMEIQDEIFPLTMDELVTERDPEKQLQYSSHESFGNGGSETVMYHGHGNGEGKIEADRRNYLSRVGEYVAKRLYNTDQQLVAIATEEVAGHFDAAAESVELTQCIQVSPDGLTDSQLTARISAFAKEHNQHHDDLLSDRLGAAIAGELGSVDLKSVVLRAAEGRVDTLLLGQDQPLLGRCDLNTGQVELDPNADTDLVNKAVRLTLKAGGTVRRLQDNASTQPVAAIYRY; via the coding sequence ATGATCGCTTTTCCGACCAAGACTCAACTCACTGAATTGCTGGAACACGAGCAAGGCGATTGCGTTTCCATTTTGATGGGAACCTATCAGGCGGGACGCGACACGAACCAGAATCCAATCCGATTCAAAAACTTGGTTCAACAGGCAATTCAGCAAGCCAAACAAGCAGACAGTGAATTGGTACCAAGAATGGTGGAATTGGCGAAGCTCGAACACGACTCAACTTTCTGGCAGCACCAATCCGCTGGGCTCGCGATCTACTTGAGCGGCGAATACGAAGAGCACGTGCTGCTCAGCCACGACCCTGGCGAATCGGTCTCGTTTGGCCCCGAGTTCAACGTGCGGTCAATCGCCAGCGTCGCCTGTGGCGAAACAAATTTGCTGACGCTTGCCTTGTCGTGGGAACGAGCTCGTTTGTTCCGTTCAGACGGACACACCACGATGGAGATTCAAGACGAGATCTTCCCGCTCACGATGGACGAATTGGTCACCGAACGGGACCCGGAAAAGCAGTTGCAGTATTCGTCTCATGAGTCCTTCGGCAACGGAGGTTCCGAGACCGTGATGTACCACGGCCATGGCAACGGCGAAGGCAAAATCGAAGCCGACCGCCGCAACTATCTTTCTCGCGTGGGCGAGTACGTCGCGAAGCGTCTTTACAACACCGATCAACAACTGGTCGCGATTGCCACGGAAGAGGTCGCGGGACATTTTGATGCCGCAGCCGAATCAGTCGAATTGACGCAATGCATTCAAGTCAGCCCAGACGGTTTGACGGACTCTCAACTGACCGCTCGCATCAGCGCGTTCGCGAAGGAGCACAACCAGCATCACGATGATCTATTGTCGGATCGCCTTGGAGCAGCTATCGCGGGCGAACTCGGCTCGGTCGATTTGAAGAGTGTGGTGCTCAGGGCTGCCGAAGGACGAGTCGACACGCTCTTGCTCGGGCAAGACCAGCCACTTCTTGGACGATGTGACCTGAACACTGGGCAAGTCGAATTGGACCCGAATGCCGATACCGATTTGGTAAACAAAGCGGTCCGTCTTACTTTGAAAGCTGGAGGAACAGTTCGTCGCCTGCAGGACAACGCCTCGACACAACCAGTGGCGGCGATCTACCGATACTAA
- a CDS encoding protein kinase domain-containing protein, translated as MLSDSTLDVQLNSPSLRMISVGADGETLVGDDGFEWRVLNRATPERIQQITQQSSLFPLVDHPRIRSAIPSYADNGVLELKLIIPEGLDPMADRLSNRASELDLLAKLRIATQLVDACAAAHRVGLYQGGFHASTILVAGTDDPSTAIHIDFTATHCSDEAFDTDHSIEGDLNGLRDLFAWLLADVFNSELPTAVSEHLRGRQRAILKQWLQPSDDQPAPSLGQWKSVLEPFAAQPESVDATGVIQTPFIPIGTGSTSRWTTDASGGNRVTDVPKQLGRFQIQELIGEGGMGSVYRAIDLSNNETIAIKVLRNGGKDVAHAIRRFRKEARLLGNVQNEHITQLIDVGEDAGLHYFAMEFVDGIDLKTWFAERPELTESEALRITADLARALVDAHSQEVIHRDIKPENVLLKLRDEASLPNDVPIEKRPFNDFTLKLTDFGIARHVNQSQSMEVTQAGSVMGTPKYMSPEQCKSSDSLGPATDVYSIGITLFELLTGSVPYQADEFMKLAAMHCFDPIPSVQKRNATISDSASRIVQRALAKDPTQRYGDASQLLTDLLVLLRGETADVQAHPRLPTDHSAKKLWEKTASWHLESDSSDLWPLVSNTERLNEAVGLPAVDYRTEKDPHLGIRKFGSFTLSGVKVSWEEHPFEWVEGQRMGILREFDSGPFKWFMSVVTLDQHPDGGTQLSHQVRIEPRNLLGRVLTTVEADWKGFRNLEKVYQRMDRSLRGKLTPKQGSDPFVDTPKMSRPQDLRLNQRLSQLIESGVRPEVADCLAKVIREWSAQELASLRPLALADRWKIPSEEMIDACLMAADAGILNLHWEILCPTCRVSADNKQQLAEIDTHTHCEACDVDFQSNLAGAIEMVFQTHPEIREVNAGQYCIGGPEHSPHVVAQLRIEAGECLQLPIDLDPGDYLLRGPRIANTQSLRVQSTSAPSTWDGSLSSLGTSRHIPKLRAGRQTLTLLNDLETLQVIRIERMIPRGDVVTAATASANPTFRKLFPHQRFADNNPIATETMTFLATSINNIEDLYASLGDTEAYSAVHGHHTILERCVSGSGGTLVKTIGEKSLASFATRENAIIAAEHLRAEWLDSELADVSLGIGIHSGPTLVTTQNNQLDYFGGTVRAVVALPELAGNGTLLTEAIYSDRSLADRLTTLNHQVESVDLPGSPNTRTKRLTLLLSGRTA; from the coding sequence ATGCTCAGCGATTCCACACTCGACGTCCAGCTCAACTCCCCTTCTCTGCGGATGATTTCCGTTGGTGCAGACGGAGAAACCCTGGTTGGTGACGATGGGTTCGAGTGGCGTGTTCTCAATCGCGCCACTCCGGAACGCATTCAACAGATCACACAGCAGTCCAGTCTCTTTCCGCTGGTCGACCACCCGAGGATTCGTTCGGCGATCCCATCGTACGCTGACAATGGTGTCCTGGAACTCAAGCTGATCATTCCGGAAGGCTTGGATCCAATGGCGGATCGCCTTTCGAACCGAGCAAGCGAACTGGATCTTCTCGCGAAACTTCGCATTGCGACGCAACTGGTGGATGCTTGCGCGGCTGCCCATCGCGTCGGTTTGTACCAAGGTGGATTTCATGCCTCCACCATTTTGGTAGCCGGAACCGACGATCCAAGCACAGCGATCCACATCGACTTCACCGCGACGCACTGCAGCGACGAAGCCTTCGACACGGATCACTCGATTGAAGGTGACCTGAATGGCCTTCGTGATTTGTTCGCATGGCTACTGGCGGATGTATTCAACAGCGAACTGCCGACTGCAGTTTCAGAACACCTTCGGGGGCGTCAGCGCGCCATCCTGAAGCAATGGCTGCAACCGTCAGACGACCAACCCGCTCCATCGCTCGGGCAATGGAAGTCCGTCTTGGAGCCCTTCGCGGCGCAGCCAGAATCGGTTGACGCGACCGGTGTGATTCAAACTCCCTTCATTCCCATCGGTACAGGCAGCACCAGTCGTTGGACAACAGACGCGTCCGGTGGGAACCGAGTCACGGACGTTCCCAAGCAGTTGGGGCGATTCCAGATTCAAGAACTGATCGGCGAAGGCGGTATGGGATCGGTCTATCGAGCCATCGATCTTTCCAACAACGAAACCATCGCAATCAAAGTCCTACGCAACGGGGGCAAAGATGTCGCACACGCCATTCGCCGATTCCGCAAAGAGGCCCGCCTGCTCGGCAACGTACAGAACGAACACATCACTCAATTGATCGATGTGGGGGAGGATGCCGGACTGCACTACTTCGCGATGGAGTTCGTTGACGGAATTGACCTGAAAACTTGGTTTGCGGAACGTCCTGAGCTGACGGAGTCCGAGGCGCTTCGCATCACCGCGGATCTTGCCCGCGCTTTGGTGGATGCTCACTCTCAAGAAGTTATCCATCGCGACATCAAACCCGAAAACGTTCTGTTAAAGCTACGCGACGAGGCTTCGCTCCCCAACGACGTCCCGATCGAAAAGCGTCCCTTCAATGACTTCACTCTCAAACTGACAGACTTTGGGATTGCCCGGCATGTCAATCAATCCCAATCGATGGAGGTGACTCAGGCGGGATCGGTCATGGGCACGCCCAAGTACATGTCGCCGGAACAGTGCAAATCCTCTGACTCGCTCGGCCCCGCCACCGATGTGTACTCCATCGGCATCACGCTGTTTGAACTCCTGACCGGAAGCGTTCCTTATCAAGCCGACGAGTTCATGAAGCTCGCCGCGATGCACTGTTTCGACCCGATTCCTTCGGTGCAAAAACGCAACGCAACGATCAGTGATTCGGCCAGTCGAATTGTTCAACGAGCATTGGCGAAGGACCCGACTCAGCGTTATGGCGATGCTTCTCAATTGTTGACGGATCTCTTGGTTCTGCTACGAGGCGAAACCGCCGACGTTCAAGCCCACCCCCGTCTTCCCACCGACCACTCTGCAAAGAAGCTTTGGGAAAAGACGGCTTCCTGGCATTTGGAAAGCGACTCTTCCGACTTGTGGCCGCTCGTTTCAAACACGGAGCGTCTCAATGAAGCTGTGGGTCTGCCAGCGGTCGACTATCGAACCGAAAAGGATCCCCATCTTGGCATCCGAAAATTTGGCTCGTTCACACTCAGCGGTGTCAAAGTTTCCTGGGAAGAGCACCCGTTCGAATGGGTCGAAGGCCAACGAATGGGCATACTTCGAGAATTTGACTCGGGGCCATTCAAGTGGTTCATGAGTGTCGTGACTCTCGACCAGCATCCTGATGGTGGGACCCAACTGTCGCATCAAGTTCGAATCGAACCACGCAATTTGCTGGGACGCGTGCTCACAACTGTTGAGGCGGATTGGAAGGGGTTCCGGAATCTTGAGAAAGTCTATCAGCGAATGGATCGTTCGCTGAGAGGCAAATTGACCCCGAAACAAGGAAGCGATCCGTTTGTCGACACACCGAAGATGTCGCGGCCCCAAGACCTTCGATTGAACCAACGCCTGAGTCAATTGATTGAATCAGGTGTTCGTCCCGAGGTTGCAGACTGCTTGGCCAAAGTCATTCGAGAATGGTCCGCACAGGAGCTCGCATCACTGCGTCCGCTGGCTCTCGCCGATCGTTGGAAAATTCCCAGCGAAGAGATGATCGATGCGTGCTTGATGGCGGCCGACGCCGGGATCCTAAATCTCCACTGGGAAATCCTTTGCCCAACCTGTCGAGTATCAGCCGACAACAAGCAACAACTCGCGGAAATTGACACCCACACGCACTGTGAAGCCTGTGACGTGGACTTCCAATCAAACTTGGCCGGTGCGATCGAAATGGTGTTTCAAACGCATCCCGAAATTCGCGAAGTCAACGCAGGACAATATTGCATCGGCGGTCCAGAACATTCGCCACACGTTGTCGCTCAACTCCGGATCGAAGCCGGAGAATGTTTGCAATTGCCAATCGACCTCGATCCCGGTGACTACCTTCTTCGCGGTCCACGGATTGCCAACACGCAAAGTCTCCGCGTTCAGTCAACGTCGGCTCCTTCGACTTGGGATGGAAGTCTCTCGAGCCTTGGAACCAGTCGCCATATTCCGAAACTTCGCGCGGGACGTCAAACGCTCACATTGCTCAATGACCTCGAAACACTCCAGGTCATCCGGATCGAACGCATGATTCCACGCGGTGACGTGGTGACAGCCGCCACCGCCTCTGCAAATCCAACGTTCCGCAAGCTGTTTCCTCACCAACGGTTTGCTGACAACAATCCGATCGCCACCGAAACGATGACGTTCTTGGCAACCTCCATCAACAACATCGAAGATCTCTATGCTTCGCTCGGTGATACAGAGGCCTACTCGGCTGTGCATGGACACCACACGATTTTGGAGCGATGCGTTTCAGGATCAGGCGGCACCCTGGTCAAAACGATCGGCGAAAAGTCACTGGCATCGTTCGCGACTCGAGAGAACGCGATCATCGCTGCGGAGCATTTGCGAGCCGAATGGCTGGACTCCGAATTGGCCGACGTCTCCTTGGGGATCGGCATCCACAGTGGCCCAACCCTGGTCACGACTCAAAACAATCAACTGGACTACTTCGGCGGAACCGTTCGCGCTGTCGTGGCACTTCCAGAGTTGGCCGGCAATGGAACCTTGCTGACCGAAGCAATCTATTCCGATCGCAGTTTGGCGGATCGATTGACCACCCTGAACCATCAAGTTGAGTCAGTGGATCTTCCAGGAAGCCCCAACACTCGAACCAAACGTCTTACCCTCTTGCTCTCGGGTCGCACAGCATGA
- a CDS encoding DUF6666 family protein, whose amino-acid sequence MNKIASVDSGCTHLHQVSQSAVPQFVVPQFVFALLVLLLPTDLQADEAVQPALQLFSDHSELFEWKSVDQVSFTETDFCSDACSSCSSGTCNSGLVSQVCRHPLEQLSFLAAIDGSKQPQDYGVNADIGLRLRGQYAAPLLEEYGIGFQIGSAVTWTDNAVRVFELMGEDTTRFQSYTTFGLFRRANRWAIGAVMDYQYQEGFDQTSLAQYRGRVSYDLTPQTQVGLTGRFRAFDDQANFNGTPVTLRTTNQGSFFLRHFFETGVQGTIWLGIVDEHGESNAAFGAAPAHDDAFVFGADFLAPLNDSLAMYGETNLTTPADTGTVDAFLGLVWYPFGNAKTAHRAQFAPMLPVAAPTSFSVDLVP is encoded by the coding sequence ATGAACAAGATCGCAAGTGTTGACTCAGGGTGCACCCACCTGCACCAAGTCTCCCAGTCCGCTGTCCCGCAGTTCGTTGTCCCCCAGTTCGTTTTCGCGTTGCTGGTCCTTTTGCTGCCAACCGATCTGCAGGCCGACGAGGCAGTGCAGCCGGCGCTGCAACTCTTCAGCGATCACTCTGAATTGTTCGAATGGAAGTCAGTCGACCAGGTTTCCTTCACTGAAACAGACTTTTGTTCCGACGCTTGTTCCTCATGTTCGTCGGGAACGTGCAACTCAGGATTGGTGAGCCAAGTTTGCCGGCATCCGCTCGAGCAACTTTCATTTCTCGCCGCGATCGACGGTTCCAAGCAACCGCAGGATTACGGGGTGAATGCCGACATCGGATTGCGACTGCGCGGTCAGTATGCAGCACCGTTGTTGGAAGAATACGGAATTGGATTTCAAATTGGCTCCGCGGTGACTTGGACTGACAACGCAGTTCGAGTGTTCGAACTGATGGGTGAGGACACGACTCGGTTTCAAAGCTACACAACGTTTGGATTGTTCCGTCGCGCAAATCGTTGGGCGATCGGTGCTGTCATGGACTACCAGTACCAAGAAGGTTTTGACCAAACCTCGCTGGCGCAATACCGTGGTCGAGTTTCGTATGATCTGACTCCCCAAACTCAAGTCGGTCTGACGGGACGGTTCCGTGCGTTTGATGACCAAGCCAATTTCAATGGGACTCCCGTGACGTTACGAACGACCAACCAGGGATCGTTTTTCTTGCGTCACTTTTTTGAAACAGGCGTGCAAGGCACCATATGGCTGGGGATAGTGGATGAACATGGCGAATCCAACGCCGCCTTTGGTGCTGCACCAGCTCACGACGACGCGTTCGTTTTTGGAGCGGACTTCTTGGCGCCGCTGAATGATTCCTTGGCAATGTACGGCGAGACCAATCTGACGACTCCCGCTGACACGGGTACCGTCGACGCGTTTTTGGGCTTGGTCTGGTATCCGTTTGGCAACGCAAAAACGGCCCACCGAGCCCAATTTGCACCGATGTTGCCAGTCGCTGCACCCACCAGTTTCTCGGTCGACTTGGTTCCTTGA
- a CDS encoding prenyltransferase/squalene oxidase repeat-containing protein, whose amino-acid sequence MHNQSELSHASYRIACSANSLSLHRPIANLARRLAMRVALFAGIVLVASPVEAQESVPVIATSANLSAALPASEWARVESSVDRGLQWLASQQADDGRFPSEEAAQPAVTSLAIMAFLSRGHLPDKGPYGPQISRAIDFVLSTQRRRGYFSLRPVLPPVEHLKPSQTVIYNHSIAGLMLGEVYGMGSGERSQRIEDALHRALVFHREVQSRTKGKESDRGGWRYGYPESPDAASDMSVTGWALMFLRSARNAEFNVPKQYFDEGLDFVELCYEPDQNEHQKGIFRYRPHASQDKPQITLANTASATLTLILGGRQGHASIPVSVRWFRTRSYPNPWQNNYYYLATYYSSQAMAQVGGETWEQMFPQIAAGLLKEQTENGAWPPGGSNEQRFGSTYSSSLAILALTPAYGLLPIYQR is encoded by the coding sequence ATGCACAACCAATCCGAACTGAGTCACGCTTCTTATCGAATCGCTTGTTCCGCCAATTCGTTGTCGCTACACCGACCGATAGCGAATCTCGCGCGGAGGCTGGCGATGCGAGTCGCGTTGTTCGCCGGAATCGTTCTGGTCGCGTCGCCCGTCGAGGCTCAAGAGAGTGTTCCGGTGATTGCCACCTCGGCCAACTTGAGTGCCGCGTTACCCGCTAGCGAATGGGCTCGCGTGGAATCCTCCGTCGACCGCGGACTGCAATGGCTCGCGAGCCAACAAGCCGATGACGGCCGATTCCCGAGCGAGGAAGCTGCTCAACCGGCCGTGACATCGCTAGCCATCATGGCGTTCCTTTCTCGTGGACATTTGCCGGACAAAGGCCCCTACGGCCCCCAAATTTCGCGAGCAATTGATTTTGTCCTCAGCACGCAACGTCGTCGCGGTTACTTCTCGTTGCGCCCGGTGTTACCACCCGTCGAACACCTGAAACCCTCTCAAACGGTGATCTACAACCATTCCATCGCCGGGCTGATGCTGGGTGAAGTTTACGGAATGGGATCGGGAGAACGTTCCCAGCGAATTGAGGACGCGCTTCACCGAGCACTGGTCTTTCATCGCGAAGTTCAATCACGAACGAAGGGCAAAGAATCGGACCGAGGCGGATGGCGTTACGGGTACCCGGAGAGCCCTGATGCCGCGTCCGACATGTCCGTGACGGGTTGGGCATTGATGTTTCTGCGATCCGCTCGCAACGCCGAGTTCAACGTACCGAAACAGTACTTTGACGAGGGACTGGACTTTGTCGAACTGTGCTACGAACCAGATCAGAACGAACACCAAAAAGGTATTTTTCGCTATCGGCCACATGCCTCACAAGACAAACCTCAGATCACGCTCGCCAACACCGCATCCGCAACGTTGACTTTGATCTTGGGTGGCCGGCAAGGTCACGCCAGCATCCCCGTTTCGGTTCGTTGGTTCCGCACGCGGAGCTACCCGAACCCATGGCAGAACAATTACTACTACCTCGCGACCTACTACAGCAGCCAAGCGATGGCTCAGGTTGGCGGCGAAACGTGGGAGCAAATGTTCCCACAAATTGCCGCTGGCTTGCTGAAGGAGCAAACCGAGAACGGCGCGTGGCCGCCGGGCGGTTCCAATGAACAACGCTTCGGTTCCACCTACAGCAGCTCACTCGCCATCCTCGCGCTGACTCCGGCGTACGGCTTGTTGCCGATTTACCAACGGTAG